The following proteins are co-located in the Pseudarthrobacter siccitolerans genome:
- the rlmB gene encoding 23S rRNA (guanosine(2251)-2'-O)-methyltransferase RlmB produces the protein MANNGRRSVKAKKGPTIGTGGHGRKALEGKGPTPKAEDRPYHKAHKAKQLSERSAAKRGTGARSAGAAKSGPKGRATEEVVTGRNSVVEALRAGIPAKALHVAIRIEMDDRVKESLKLAAERGIPLMETGKPELDRMTDDAVHQGLVLQIPPYEYQDAYELAEDTVAKWKKGHVANAPLFVALDGITDPRNLGAIIRSVSAFSGHGVIVPERRSVGVTASAWKTSAGAAVRVPVARASNLNSALKQFKNMGIFVLGLDGDGDVSLPDLTLATEPVCIVVGSEGKGLSRLVRENCDQIVSIPIDSAMESLNASMAVGISLYEVSRQRAAK, from the coding sequence GACCGGTGGCCATGGCCGCAAGGCCCTGGAAGGCAAGGGACCCACGCCCAAGGCGGAGGACCGCCCGTACCACAAAGCACACAAGGCCAAGCAGCTCTCCGAGCGCTCCGCGGCCAAGCGCGGCACCGGGGCACGCAGCGCCGGTGCAGCAAAGTCCGGTCCCAAGGGGCGTGCCACCGAAGAAGTGGTCACGGGCCGGAACTCCGTGGTGGAGGCGCTCCGGGCAGGCATTCCCGCCAAAGCCCTGCACGTTGCCATCCGCATCGAAATGGACGACCGAGTTAAGGAATCCCTGAAGCTTGCCGCCGAGCGCGGCATCCCCCTGATGGAGACCGGCAAGCCTGAACTGGACCGGATGACGGACGACGCCGTCCACCAGGGCCTGGTGCTCCAGATTCCGCCCTACGAGTACCAGGACGCCTACGAGCTCGCCGAGGACACTGTGGCGAAGTGGAAGAAGGGCCACGTCGCCAACGCACCGCTCTTCGTCGCCCTGGACGGCATCACGGACCCCCGCAACCTGGGCGCGATCATCCGCTCCGTTTCCGCCTTCAGCGGCCACGGCGTGATCGTGCCGGAGCGCCGCTCAGTGGGCGTCACCGCCTCCGCCTGGAAGACCAGCGCCGGGGCGGCCGTGCGTGTTCCCGTGGCCCGCGCCTCCAACCTCAACAGCGCGTTGAAGCAGTTCAAGAACATGGGCATCTTTGTCCTGGGCCTGGACGGCGACGGCGACGTGTCACTTCCCGACCTGACGCTCGCCACCGAACCGGTGTGCATTGTGGTGGGTTCGGAAGGCAAGGGCCTCAGCCGGCTAGTCCGCGAAAACTGCGACCAGATCGTGTCGATCCCCATTGACTCGGCCATGGAATCCCTGAACGCCTCCATGGCCGTGGGCATCTCACTGTACGAAGTGTCCCGCCAGCGCGCGGCAAAATAG